The Mytilus trossulus isolate FHL-02 chromosome 3, PNRI_Mtr1.1.1.hap1, whole genome shotgun sequence genome contains a region encoding:
- the LOC134710428 gene encoding uncharacterized protein LOC134710428 — MYLDDGLGIEQDQEMCKIVSEQVKLDLVRSGFVPKAEKSLREPTKRLVWLGTFIDTENGFYKIPENRINKMIYSIDDIISCLTGRKSVFVKKVASVVGQIISTYLVIGNLVYLMTKHLTIDVNTSASWYSYIKLSESSIEQLQFWKLYVSEVNVKHFSVDESCHSIIYSDASDTGFGGYIVEAPQNIAHGMWVESERSNSSTWKELSAVKKVLLSLVNIISGKRVKWFTDNQNVVSIVSKGSTKTVLQNLALDIFSACLKYNVNIDIVWIPRTLNEKADFLSRIVDHDDWGISYYIFQLIESLWGPHEVDWFASDHNFKLLVFYSRFWNENSSGIDAFTVDWYGVNGLFVPPVFLIPRAFESEINFLPPALHTNVDVLVDLLCESKADSTVKTYHAGFIRWKKWAVHNGISRCDILPAKSLYVALYLSSLVQNSRTASPVISAFYSIQWAHHMIGQTSPTVNLVVKNDLEGAKRRLATRIEKKEPVTPELLSKMYSSSFKEYNVMSQRIICACLLAYSGFLRVSELLNIRRCDINFELGYISIFIPKSKTDIYRDCNSVVIAFMDSDLCPVKNLKLYLLWADISPESEEFIFRNLTKFKDRYVLRKENKSLSYTHMRELFIEAFQPFVSDIKKYGLHSLRSGGATTCANLGISDRLFKRHGRWRSETAKDGYIKDSLKDRLIVSENLGL, encoded by the exons ATGTATCTTGATGATGGTTTGGGTATAGAACAAGATCAAGAAATGTGCAAGATTGTGTCAGAGCAAGTTAAGCTAGATTTAGTTAGAAGTGGCTTTGTACCCAAGGCTGAAAAGTCATTGCGGGAACCTACTAAACGTTTGGTTTGGTTAGGTACATTTATTGATACAGAAAATGGTTTTTACAAAATACCAGAAAACAGAATAAATAAGATGATTTATTCTATTGATGACATTATATCTTGTTTGACTGGGCGTAAAAGCGTGTTTGTGAAAAAAGTTGCATCTGTTGTAGGTCAGATTATATCTACATACTTAGTTATTGGaaatttagtttatttaatGACTAAACATTTAACTATAGACGTGAATACATCTGCGTCTTGGTATTCTTATATTAAACTTTCAGAATCTAGTATTGAACAGTTACAATTCTGGAAACTGTATGTAAGTGAAgttaatgtaaaacatttcagtgTTGATGAATCATGTCATAGTATTATCTACAGTGACGCTAGTGATACAGGTTTTGGTGGTTATATTGTAGAAGCACCACAAAACATTGCACATGGTATGTGGGTTGAATCAGAACGTAGTAATAGTTCTACTTGGAAGGAACTTTCAGCGGTAAAGAAAGTTTTGCTGTCCTTAGTTAACATTATATCCGGAAAAAGGGTTAAATGGTTCACAGATAACCAAAATGTTGTGAGCATTGTTAGCAAAGGAAGTACAAAAACTGTTTTACAGAATTTAGCGTTGGACATATTTAGCGCATGTTTGAAGTACAATGTCAACATTGATATAGTTTGGATACCTAGAACACTAAACGAAAAAGCTGATTTTCTAAGTCGTATCGTTGATCATGACGATTGGGGAATATCATATTACATTTTTCAATTGATAGAATCTTTGTGGGGCCCGCATGAAGTAGATTGGTTTGCTTCTGATCACAATTTCAAGTTACTAGTATTTTATTCTAGATTTTGGAATGAAAATTCTTCTGGTATTGATGCGTTTACAGTAGATTGGTATGGGGTCAACGGTCTTTTTGTACCACCTGTATTTCTTATACCACGT GCCTTTGAATCTGAGATTAATTTTTTGCCACCAGCTCTGCATACCAATGTTGATGTTCTTGTGGATTTACTTTGCGAATCTAAAGCTGACAGTACCGTTAAAACTTATCATGCAGGATTTATCCGTTGGAAAAAGTGGGCTGTTCATAACGGCATAAGTCGTTGTGATATTTTACCGGCAAAATCTTTGTACGTTGCACTTTATTTATCTTCATTAGTTCAGAACAGTCGCACTGCTAGTCCGGTTATTTCAGCTTTTTATAGTATACAATGGGCACATCATATGATTGGTCAAACGTCTCCTACTGTTAATCTAgttgtgaaaaatgatttagaaGGTGCAAAACGACGATTAGCGACTCGAATTGAGAAAAAGGAACCAGTTACTCCTGAGCTTCTATCTAAAATGTATAGTTCGTCATTTAAGGAATATAATGTTATGTCACAGCGTATTATATGTGCGTGTTTACTCGCTTATTCAGGTTTTTTGAGAGTGTCCGAGCTATTAAATATACGGAGATGTgatatcaattttgaattaggttatatatctatttttattcCGAAAAGTAAAACTGATATATATCGTGATTGCAATTCTGTAGTAATAGCCTTTATGGATTCCGATTTGTGTCCAGTTAAgaatttaaagttatatttgttGTGGGCTGATATTTCGCCGGAATCAGAagaatttatatttagaaatcTAACAAAATTCAAGGATAGATATGTGCTTCGaaaggaaaataaatcattgtctTACACACATATGAGAGAATTATTTATTGAAGCTTTTCAACCATTTGTGTCAGATATTAAGAAATATGGATTGCACAGTTTACGTTCTGGCGGAGCTACAACTTGCGCTAATTTAGGTATTTCCGATCGATTGTTCAAAAGACATGGCAGATGGCGTTCAGAGACGGCCAAGGACGGTTATATTAAAGATTCTTTAAAAGACAGATTAATTGTTTCTGAAAATTTAGGTTTATAA